One part of the Saprospiraceae bacterium genome encodes these proteins:
- the fucP gene encoding L-fucose:H+ symporter permease, giving the protein MNNKKQYLIPFILVTSLFFLWAFLHNLNPILIPHLKKACQLSDTQSAYIDSAVYLGYFLMALPAGWFMHKYGYKNGILLGLGLYTVGALMFYPAAGSRSYAMFLFALFVIASGATFLETVANPYITKLGDPATSEQRLNFAQSFNGVGAFLAPIVGGQVILSGIEKTQSELQGMSPDQLNQYLLSEAATVKLPYLIMAGIVFLVAMFFLVSHIPEIKENDNISEQHSFSTKVFRHTHVFWAVIAQFFYVGAQVCVGSFFIRLSKFLIGMNEKNAAFLWGSIAMVGFMVGRFVGTWLMKYISPARLLSIYSLINIGLLAIALTTQGQVAIYAVAAVPFFMSIMFPTIFALGIKGLGEESKIASSFLVMAIFGGAIFPILMGLISDYTGSIQKAYIIPLLCFGVVWFFGRFKYKITLPT; this is encoded by the coding sequence ATGAATAATAAAAAACAATATCTCATCCCATTCATTCTGGTCACCAGCTTGTTTTTTTTATGGGCATTTCTGCACAACCTAAATCCCATCCTCATACCTCACTTGAAAAAAGCCTGTCAGCTCTCTGATACCCAATCAGCTTATATTGATTCAGCAGTATACCTTGGGTATTTTTTGATGGCCTTGCCGGCAGGATGGTTTATGCATAAATATGGATACAAAAATGGAATCCTTCTGGGGCTGGGGCTTTACACCGTAGGTGCATTGATGTTTTATCCAGCTGCCGGATCGAGGAGTTATGCCATGTTCCTTTTTGCCCTGTTCGTCATAGCCAGCGGAGCAACCTTTTTAGAGACTGTGGCTAATCCCTATATTACTAAGTTGGGTGATCCTGCTACTTCAGAGCAAAGACTGAATTTTGCTCAGTCCTTTAATGGGGTCGGTGCCTTTTTAGCTCCGATAGTAGGTGGCCAGGTCATTTTGAGTGGGATAGAGAAGACCCAATCCGAACTTCAAGGTATGAGTCCAGACCAGCTCAATCAATATTTACTATCAGAAGCAGCTACTGTCAAGCTCCCATACCTGATCATGGCCGGCATTGTTTTTTTGGTCGCCATGTTTTTTTTGGTCTCACATATTCCTGAAATAAAAGAAAATGATAACATCTCTGAGCAGCATTCTTTTTCCACTAAAGTATTCAGGCACACCCATGTTTTTTGGGCAGTCATAGCTCAGTTTTTTTATGTAGGTGCTCAGGTATGTGTAGGAAGTTTTTTTATCCGGTTGTCAAAGTTTCTGATTGGTATGAATGAAAAAAATGCTGCTTTTCTCTGGGGAAGCATCGCCATGGTAGGCTTCATGGTAGGCCGCTTTGTCGGCACCTGGCTCATGAAATATATTTCTCCTGCCAGGTTGTTGTCCATCTATAGCCTTATAAATATTGGCTTGCTGGCTATTGCTCTTACTACCCAAGGTCAAGTAGCTATTTATGCTGTCGCTGCCGTTCCTTTCTTTATGTCCATCATGTTTCCAACCATCTTTGCTTTGGGAATCAAGGGTTTGGGTGAAGAAAGTAAAATAGCCTCCTCCTTTTTGGTGATGGCTATTTTTGGAGGTGCTATATTTCCTATTCTTATGGGACTCATTTCAGATTATACCGGAAGCATCCAGAAAGCTTACATAATACCGCTACTTTGTTTTGGTGTAGTGTGGTTTTTTGGCAGATTCAAGTATAAAATAACATTACCGACTTAG
- a CDS encoding diaminopimelate epimerase translates to MIASGPYPKDSKTFLFLIKNSPYALKIPFYKYHGAGNDFVIIDNRSGEYDMIKDPHTIAALCHRRFGIGADGFMLIELGDQVDFTMVYHNADGGLGSLCGNGGRCIVALAHRLGIAKLHTRFKASDGIHEAKIISGDYIELKMSPVTLINLYGDHAVLDTGSPHYVQIVDGLEHYPVFDHGSRIRYGADFPQGINVNFIEPKEDDLFIRTYERGVEDETWACGTGATASALAYVEMVKKYDLHSIHLHAKGGPLKVKFNRLGPGHFEDIWLCGGAQYIFEGNFLI, encoded by the coding sequence ATGATTGCTTCCGGACCTTACCCGAAAGATTCAAAAACATTCCTATTTTTAATAAAAAATTCTCCTTACGCTTTGAAAATTCCTTTTTATAAATACCATGGCGCCGGCAACGATTTTGTGATCATCGACAATAGGTCAGGCGAATATGATATGATCAAAGATCCGCATACAATTGCGGCGTTGTGCCATAGACGGTTTGGCATTGGTGCAGATGGATTTATGTTGATTGAATTGGGCGACCAGGTAGATTTTACAATGGTGTATCACAATGCGGATGGTGGCCTCGGCAGCTTATGCGGCAATGGAGGTAGGTGCATTGTCGCGTTAGCTCACAGACTCGGTATAGCCAAACTTCACACAAGATTTAAAGCCTCAGATGGTATACACGAAGCTAAGATCATCAGTGGTGATTATATAGAGTTAAAAATGAGTCCGGTTACCTTGATCAATCTTTATGGAGATCATGCAGTGTTGGACACAGGATCACCGCATTATGTACAGATAGTAGATGGCCTGGAACATTATCCCGTCTTTGATCATGGTAGCCGTATTCGATATGGAGCAGATTTTCCGCAAGGCATAAATGTCAATTTTATCGAGCCGAAGGAAGATGACCTTTTCATCCGGACTTATGAGCGGGGTGTCGAAGACGAGACCTGGGCTTGCGGCACTGGGGCTACTGCTTCGGCACTTGCTTATGTGGAAATGGTCAAGAAGTATGACCTGCACTCCATCCATCTTCATGCCAAAGGAGGCCCTTTAAAAGTCAAATTCAATCGCCTGGGACCAGGGCATTTTGAGGATATCTGGTTATGCGGTGGAGCTCAATACATATTTGAAGGCAACTTCTTAATTTAA
- a CDS encoding OmpA family protein, giving the protein MRILLFFIWITLGLVYFMIWGQRSSCCDGHLEQSQGSRLGQIIPPPILKSERLNETVESIILEEEPGCVLFGWGKADPVLKPCFDLFKDSILQDLGPYKTLELGSEYFEAENKIMSSGDLGLVRASKLKELFGQNLDPSRIRTRSFAVSDSTGKLHKLFQTLRIRLVYMNDQVKELDDKTLIYFKYASNEHLDNKLVEVFATDLAAKLKNTHDIVQLVGHTDDDATAEHNMTLGLRRANLIKALLVSRGISGSRIKTSSKGEEQPIAPNDTEENRKLNRRVELTIVPPAQSK; this is encoded by the coding sequence ATGCGGATATTGTTGTTTTTTATATGGATTACGCTTGGGCTGGTCTACTTCATGATCTGGGGTCAGCGTTCGAGTTGTTGCGATGGACATCTGGAACAGTCGCAGGGATCCAGGCTAGGTCAGATAATCCCACCACCTATCCTGAAATCGGAACGATTAAATGAAACAGTTGAAAGTATCATACTCGAAGAAGAACCTGGTTGTGTGTTATTTGGCTGGGGGAAAGCGGATCCGGTTCTAAAGCCATGTTTTGATTTGTTCAAAGACTCTATCCTTCAAGACCTGGGGCCTTATAAAACTTTGGAGTTGGGGAGCGAGTATTTCGAAGCAGAAAACAAAATTATGTCATCTGGTGACCTGGGATTGGTCCGGGCATCAAAACTTAAGGAACTTTTTGGACAGAATCTCGATCCCAGTCGAATCCGAACGCGAAGTTTTGCAGTATCTGACAGTACCGGTAAGCTTCATAAGCTTTTTCAAACACTCCGAATAAGATTGGTATATATGAACGATCAGGTCAAAGAGCTGGATGATAAGACCCTGATATATTTTAAGTATGCTTCTAATGAACATCTGGACAATAAATTGGTAGAAGTTTTTGCAACAGATCTGGCGGCTAAACTCAAAAATACTCACGATATCGTCCAGTTGGTTGGGCATACTGATGATGATGCCACGGCTGAGCACAATATGACCCTGGGATTGAGGAGAGCTAATCTGATAAAAGCGCTATTGGTCTCCAGGGGTATCAGCGGTAGCAGGATCAAAACATCGTCTAAAGGTGAAGAACAACCTATAGCCCCTAACGATACGGAAGAAAATAGAAAATTAAATCGCAGAGTGGAGTTAACCATCGTACCTCCTGCACAATCTAAATAA
- a CDS encoding rhomboid family intramembrane serine protease gives MIFPIGDDQVKGGSKPMFAYAFIGINVLIFIFQAMMGPTQLEQFIMNYGSIPADISHGNHLFTLFTSMFLHGGWMHLIGNMLFLWVFADNIEAVIGNFNFILFYLIGGLAAALAHVWSGPGSNIPAVGASGAISAVLGAYLVMFPSSKIKVLVLYFFRSFYMPAVLFLGFWILQQLISGFFSLGSSASQAQTSGVAWWAHIGGFAFGIVAGLVARRMIENVSPAVSQNREEFV, from the coding sequence ATGATTTTCCCTATAGGTGATGATCAGGTAAAAGGGGGCAGCAAACCTATGTTTGCTTATGCATTTATAGGAATCAATGTGCTGATATTTATATTCCAGGCTATGATGGGTCCTACACAACTTGAGCAATTTATTATGAATTATGGGTCTATACCTGCAGACATATCCCATGGCAATCATCTTTTTACTTTATTTACTTCCATGTTTTTGCACGGAGGATGGATGCATCTTATAGGCAACATGTTGTTCCTATGGGTATTTGCAGATAATATTGAGGCTGTCATCGGCAATTTTAATTTTATACTTTTTTATCTGATCGGAGGCCTGGCAGCAGCCTTGGCTCATGTGTGGTCAGGGCCAGGCAGCAATATACCAGCTGTGGGGGCAAGCGGAGCTATATCAGCGGTATTAGGAGCATATCTGGTGATGTTTCCATCATCTAAGATCAAAGTACTTGTCCTCTATTTTTTCAGGTCTTTTTATATGCCAGCGGTATTATTTCTAGGTTTTTGGATCCTTCAACAATTGATCAGCGGTTTTTTCTCACTGGGTTCATCAGCTTCACAGGCACAGACTAGCGGAGTAGCCTGGTGGGCGCATATTGGAGGCTTTGCATTTGGCATCGTAGCCGGCTTAGTCGCTCGTCGAATGATTGAAAATGTGTCACCCGCAGTTTCACAAAATAGGGAGGAGTTTGTGTGA
- a CDS encoding KpsF/GutQ family sugar-phosphate isomerase yields MKKSILDIARECIEIEQKALISLANHLENSFVTCIQDIHNARARVVCCGIGKSALIAQKIVATMNSTGTPAAFLHAADAVHGDIGILSAGDFLCCLSKSGETEEIKLIIPIAKNVGCRIIAITANTQSYLAKHADYLLYTPVEKEADPNNLAPTASTAAQMALGDAMAVCLLHLRGFTPSDFARFHPGGSLGKQLYLHVYDVYPQHNKPSNNSSDDLSAVILTMSKNRLGATVITDEQNHPLGIITDGDLRRMIEHNPRLDLLKASDIMNVHPKTISSDELAIKALEIMRSNNISQLVVTDKDNLYVGMIHLHDLVREGLL; encoded by the coding sequence TTGAAAAAGTCCATATTAGATATAGCCAGGGAGTGTATTGAAATCGAGCAAAAAGCACTGATTTCATTAGCAAATCATTTAGAAAACTCTTTTGTAACATGCATCCAGGACATCCATAACGCTCGTGCGCGGGTAGTTTGTTGTGGGATCGGCAAAAGTGCTTTAATCGCTCAAAAAATAGTTGCTACCATGAATTCAACAGGTACGCCGGCAGCTTTTTTACATGCTGCAGATGCCGTACATGGCGATATCGGCATCTTAAGTGCCGGCGATTTTCTTTGTTGCCTTTCTAAAAGTGGTGAAACGGAAGAGATTAAGCTTATTATCCCTATTGCCAAAAATGTAGGTTGCAGGATTATCGCCATCACCGCCAATACCCAATCCTATCTGGCTAAGCATGCCGACTACCTCCTATATACGCCTGTAGAAAAGGAAGCTGACCCTAATAACCTCGCACCTACAGCCAGTACTGCTGCCCAGATGGCTTTGGGGGACGCTATGGCCGTCTGTTTATTGCATTTAAGAGGATTCACCCCTTCTGATTTTGCAAGGTTTCATCCTGGCGGTTCGCTGGGGAAACAATTATACCTGCATGTATATGATGTGTATCCTCAGCACAATAAGCCTTCAAATAATTCGTCTGATGACCTGTCTGCAGTTATATTGACGATGTCTAAAAACAGGTTGGGAGCTACTGTCATCACAGACGAACAAAACCATCCCTTAGGCATCATCACAGATGGTGATCTCCGAAGGATGATTGAGCATAATCCAAGACTTGATCTGTTAAAAGCAAGTGATATTATGAATGTGCACCCAAAGACCATCTCCTCAGATGAACTGGCCATTAAAGCACTTGAAATCATGCGCTCCAATAATATAAGCCAACTCGTGGTGACTGACAAAGACAATTTATATGTAGGCATGATACATTTACATGATTTGGTGAGAGAAGGATTGTTATGA
- the recQ gene encoding DNA helicase RecQ codes for MSDITVQKKSKKNQSVANVAPSSAPSSYSTEDLQSALQKHFGFNQFKGSQEDIIRNVLDGKDTFVIMPTGGGKSLCYQLPALMLEGTAIIISPLIALMKNQVDAIRGYSQGDEIAHFLNSSLTRTQIKQVKDSISAKHTKLLYVAPETLTKDENLEFLRGVKVSLIAVDEAHCISEWGHDFRPEYRRIREMIDALGHSVPVMALTATATPKVQSDIVKTLDMHAPGIFKESFNRTNLFYEIRPKVNKAQTIKEIVQIFRTKPGSSGIVYVQSRKSTEELAQTLEVNGIKAAPYHAGLDTKLRAKIQDEFLMQDIDVICATIAFGMGIDKPDVRFVIHYDIPKSIENYYQETGRAGRDGLEGRCVAFYSAKDILILEKFLRDKDAAERDMGAHLLDEVVAFSETAACRRVFLLNYFGENYGEKDCQKMCDNCKNPKERMEVKNDMKTALLAIQETKEHYLTSLMVEFITGKATKEIKDYGFDEYEHFGAGEDKDALFWHSIFRQGMLHGFIEKDIEQYGVLKLTEAGKKFILKPSSVQIAINTNFEAPGEFDDEDADARVVALDQTLFKMLDDLRKSMAKQLKVPPYVIFQDTSLNEMATHYPIALEDLAKVNGVNASKAQRYGRKFVDLIAKYVEENDIERPDDIQIKQIADKSKTKVSIIQCIDRKMMLEDIAKANQFKLDELIEEMDIIVTSGTKLNLDYYLEDNVDESIQEEIFDYFMSSESDDPEKAFKKLKDEDITIEEIKLVRLKFLSEMAM; via the coding sequence ATGAGCGATATCACCGTACAAAAAAAATCAAAAAAAAATCAATCAGTTGCCAATGTTGCACCCTCAAGTGCTCCTTCCAGCTATAGCACCGAAGATCTTCAAAGTGCTTTACAAAAGCATTTTGGATTTAATCAGTTCAAAGGATCTCAAGAAGACATTATTAGAAATGTGCTGGATGGTAAGGATACCTTCGTCATCATGCCTACCGGAGGCGGAAAATCGTTGTGTTATCAGCTGCCGGCGCTTATGCTGGAAGGCACTGCCATAATTATTTCACCTTTGATCGCTTTGATGAAAAATCAGGTAGATGCTATCAGGGGATATAGCCAGGGAGATGAGATCGCTCACTTCCTTAACTCATCATTAACACGAACACAAATTAAACAAGTCAAAGACTCTATTTCTGCCAAGCATACCAAATTGCTTTACGTTGCTCCGGAGACCCTGACCAAGGATGAAAACCTCGAATTTTTAAGGGGTGTGAAAGTGTCGCTGATCGCTGTCGATGAGGCTCATTGTATTTCTGAGTGGGGTCATGACTTCAGACCTGAATATCGGCGCATCCGGGAGATGATAGATGCCTTAGGTCATTCTGTGCCTGTCATGGCACTTACGGCCACGGCGACGCCTAAAGTACAATCAGATATTGTAAAAACACTGGACATGCATGCTCCGGGTATTTTCAAAGAATCTTTTAACCGTACCAATCTATTTTATGAAATCAGGCCAAAGGTCAATAAGGCGCAAACCATCAAAGAAATAGTCCAAATATTCAGAACCAAACCAGGTAGTTCTGGTATCGTATATGTACAATCCAGAAAATCAACAGAAGAGTTGGCTCAGACGCTGGAAGTGAATGGTATCAAAGCAGCACCCTATCATGCCGGCCTGGATACCAAGCTAAGGGCCAAGATTCAGGATGAGTTTCTGATGCAGGACATTGATGTCATCTGCGCGACTATCGCCTTTGGTATGGGGATTGACAAACCTGATGTGCGCTTTGTCATACATTACGACATTCCTAAGAGTATTGAAAATTATTACCAGGAAACAGGTCGGGCTGGCAGAGACGGTTTGGAAGGAAGGTGCGTGGCTTTTTATTCTGCCAAGGATATACTTATACTTGAAAAATTTCTCAGAGACAAGGATGCCGCTGAGCGCGATATGGGTGCCCACTTATTGGATGAAGTAGTAGCGTTCTCAGAGACTGCTGCTTGCAGGCGAGTCTTTCTGCTCAATTATTTTGGTGAAAACTATGGTGAGAAGGATTGTCAAAAAATGTGTGACAATTGTAAGAATCCTAAAGAAAGGATGGAAGTTAAGAATGATATGAAAACTGCCCTTCTTGCCATTCAGGAGACCAAAGAGCATTATCTCACTTCACTCATGGTAGAATTTATCACCGGTAAGGCTACCAAGGAAATCAAAGACTATGGATTTGATGAATATGAACATTTTGGAGCCGGAGAAGATAAAGATGCCTTGTTCTGGCATTCTATTTTTAGACAAGGTATGTTGCATGGATTCATCGAAAAGGATATCGAGCAATATGGTGTTTTGAAACTAACCGAAGCGGGCAAAAAGTTTATTCTGAAACCATCCTCCGTTCAAATTGCCATCAACACCAATTTTGAAGCTCCCGGAGAATTTGATGATGAAGATGCAGATGCCCGGGTAGTAGCATTGGATCAGACTTTGTTCAAAATGCTAGACGATTTACGTAAATCAATGGCCAAGCAATTAAAAGTGCCACCCTATGTGATCTTCCAGGACACTTCACTCAATGAGATGGCTACGCACTATCCCATTGCACTGGAAGATTTGGCAAAAGTAAATGGGGTCAATGCCAGCAAAGCTCAGCGATATGGACGAAAGTTTGTAGATCTGATTGCCAAATATGTTGAAGAAAATGATATTGAGCGTCCTGATGATATCCAGATCAAACAGATTGCAGATAAATCAAAAACCAAAGTATCTATCATCCAATGCATCGACAGAAAAATGATGTTGGAGGATATCGCTAAAGCCAATCAATTTAAACTCGACGAACTCATCGAAGAGATGGACATTATAGTTACCTCCGGTACCAAACTCAATCTAGACTATTATCTTGAAGACAATGTCGATGAGTCCATCCAGGAAGAAATCTTTGATTACTTCATGTCTTCAGAATCAGATGACCCGGAGAAGGCATTTAAAAAGCTCAAGGATGAGGATATCACCATCGAAGAAATCAAGTTGGTTAGATTAAAGTTTTTATCCGAAATGGCCATGTAA
- the aroQ gene encoding type II 3-dehydroquinate dehydratase, with protein sequence MKIWIVNGPNLNLLGRREPEIYGSKSFEQYFEELKLAFPEIELHYFQSNHEGAIIDHLQQIGFGQSDGLVFNPAAYTHTSVAIADCLAAIALPCVEIHISDIYKRESFRHHSYVKPLCIDSIVGQGVQGYNLAIQKLISYLSSQ encoded by the coding sequence ATGAAAATCTGGATTGTCAACGGACCTAATCTCAATCTTCTGGGAAGACGAGAACCTGAGATCTATGGCTCCAAATCATTCGAACAATACTTTGAAGAGTTAAAACTTGCATTTCCGGAAATTGAGCTTCACTATTTTCAATCCAACCATGAAGGGGCAATTATAGATCACCTACAGCAGATTGGATTTGGACAATCGGATGGATTGGTATTTAACCCAGCTGCATATACCCATACCTCAGTGGCGATAGCAGATTGCCTTGCAGCGATTGCCTTGCCATGTGTGGAAATACATATTTCTGATATTTATAAAAGAGAGTCTTTTAGACATCATTCGTATGTCAAGCCTCTATGTATAGATAGTATAGTGGGTCAGGGTGTGCAAGGGTATAATCTAGCTATTCAAAAGTTAATATCATATCTGAGCAGTCAATAA
- a CDS encoding M14 family metallopeptidase: MKFFTACILTLLVARIQAQPYQTVFESSHGSETPTYPQIIQWWSALSKNAPNIQMKVMGMTDAGMPLHLVTISGDKEFGYIQNHKKGKVVILINNGIHPGEPDGIDASMLLARDIVTHKLTLPSNIVLAIIPVYNIGGCLDRSSDYRVDQNGPDEFGFRGNSQNLDLNRDFIKCDSREAISFAEIFHLVDPDIFVDNHVSNGADYQHVMTLIATQHDKLGGAMGTYLNEVFEPALYASMRLKGLDLIPYVNAFGDKPENGWPQFMDWPRYGSGYAALWSTFSFIPESHMLKPYDQRVHATYELMKTFIDFATTHGTEIKQVRAKTRDTEKTQKQFPLSWSSDRSISSTRLYKGYESGYKSSEVSGLPRLYYDRSKPFEKIIPFFDTYHPTAFVEKPSAYIMPQGWWRVAELLKANKVKFYPLQHDTVIQVEVYKIEEYKSSPRPYEKHHPNSQVKTSITTQNISFRKGDLYIPMNQVANRYLMEVLEPAAPDSYFAWNFFDSVLGQKEGYSAYAFEDIAADYLTNHPAARLLLDEAKLKDSILAKSGSQQLEFIFKNSPWFEPAYMRYPVYRVR, encoded by the coding sequence ATGAAATTTTTCACCGCTTGCATTTTGACTCTTCTGGTGGCAAGGATTCAAGCCCAACCTTATCAAACGGTGTTTGAGTCCAGCCATGGATCCGAGACACCTACTTATCCTCAAATCATTCAGTGGTGGAGCGCTCTGAGCAAGAACGCTCCCAATATACAGATGAAGGTTATGGGGATGACCGACGCAGGAATGCCCTTGCATTTGGTGACTATATCCGGCGACAAAGAATTTGGCTATATTCAGAATCATAAAAAGGGCAAGGTGGTCATTTTGATCAATAATGGTATTCATCCTGGTGAGCCGGACGGTATCGATGCCAGTATGCTTTTGGCCAGGGACATTGTAACACATAAACTCACCTTACCATCCAATATAGTCCTTGCCATCATCCCGGTCTATAATATTGGAGGTTGCCTCGATCGCAGTTCGGATTATAGGGTGGATCAGAATGGCCCGGACGAATTTGGTTTTAGAGGCAACTCTCAAAACCTGGATCTTAACCGGGACTTTATCAAATGTGATTCGCGGGAAGCTATATCCTTTGCGGAAATCTTTCACCTTGTCGACCCTGACATTTTCGTAGACAACCATGTCAGTAATGGTGCAGATTATCAGCATGTGATGACCCTGATCGCAACTCAGCATGACAAATTGGGCGGAGCCATGGGCACTTATTTGAATGAAGTTTTTGAGCCGGCATTATATGCCAGCATGAGACTAAAGGGATTAGACCTCATACCTTATGTCAATGCGTTTGGAGACAAACCGGAGAATGGCTGGCCGCAGTTTATGGATTGGCCCCGATATGGGAGCGGCTATGCTGCTCTTTGGAGTACCTTTTCATTTATTCCAGAGTCACATATGCTTAAGCCATATGACCAAAGGGTGCATGCTACTTACGAATTGATGAAGACATTTATTGATTTCGCTACGACTCATGGGACAGAAATCAAACAAGTTCGTGCTAAAACACGTGATACAGAGAAAACACAAAAACAATTTCCACTTTCCTGGAGTTCTGACAGGAGTATATCATCTACAAGGTTGTATAAAGGATATGAGTCTGGGTACAAATCGTCAGAGGTGTCCGGACTGCCCAGGCTGTACTATGACAGGAGTAAACCATTTGAAAAAATCATACCTTTTTTTGATACATACCATCCGACAGCTTTTGTCGAAAAACCTTCTGCCTATATTATGCCGCAGGGATGGTGGCGAGTCGCGGAACTTCTCAAAGCAAATAAAGTCAAATTTTACCCTTTACAACATGATACCGTCATTCAGGTCGAGGTCTACAAAATTGAAGAGTATAAATCTTCTCCCCGACCGTACGAAAAGCATCATCCCAATAGCCAGGTCAAGACCAGTATCACTACTCAAAATATTTCTTTTCGAAAAGGTGATTTATATATACCTATGAACCAGGTAGCCAATCGATACCTGATGGAAGTGCTCGAGCCTGCTGCTCCTGATTCTTATTTTGCGTGGAATTTTTTTGATAGTGTATTAGGTCAAAAGGAAGGTTATAGTGCTTATGCTTTTGAAGACATTGCAGCCGATTATTTAACAAATCATCCAGCAGCCAGGTTATTGTTGGACGAAGCCAAATTAAAAGATAGCATACTTGCTAAAAGCGGCAGTCAGCAACTTGAATTTATTTTTAAAAATTCTCCCTGGTTTGAACCTGCTTATATGAGATATCCTGTGTATAGAGTAAGGTGA